CAACAACCGCTAACTGGTTTTGATTCAGAATCGCTTGCTGTACAGCATCAGTAAACTGTTGGATATCTGCCGGAAATGTGCGAATGGGAAATTGGCTGTGAACTTTACCTACACGACTTTGATATCCACTCAGCATAACTGCCAAGTCGTAAGTCGCCTTGTTAATTAGTGGGGCAAGATTCCTCGCCATTAAACTATATTGTCGCCGCCCGCGATCGTAGGGATCAATTTGCAACCAAACGTCATGCTTTGCCCAGTAAGCATAAACAGTATTAATCACGTCTAAGCGTTCCCAGCTAACAAATCTATCTATAGGAAAATAAAAATCTCTTTCTGAATAATACTGAGTAATAATGTCAGGATTACCCAACACACCCAAAACTCGCAGTACAGTAATTTCTTGCAGTCGGTTAAGAACATAATCAATGGGAATGCTACTACGACTAACAAATTGAACGATAGGCGTTTCCGTACTCAAAACATCTTTGTAGCGATGATCTGGTGATTGAGGATCTGGTGTGATGTAATTCCAAAATTTTTCAACTTCGTAGCGGGTATTATCAGATACAATATTTAATAAATTAGCCCACCAAGCATAATTATTTCTTCCCAGAATATCAGCAACATTACTTGCTAAATTCAAACTTTTTTGAGTTAATTCACGCGAGTCACTATACAACAGTTGCCATAAAAACCCCCAATCTAACTCTCGGTTAAACGGTCGCCAGCCGCTAGCAAGCAAGCTTTGGCGGGTATTATTTGTAGGAGTGCCTTCATTGCTTCTAAAATAGTCAAAATCCATATTTGTTTAGTTATGCAGCGTTAATAGAGTTATTTTGTGTTAAATATGAGATTTTAAAATTTTTCTTGTAATATCGAGTACTTGCATACAAATGGTAATTTTATTTTCACCGTGCTGTACTGGCTAGGAAGTTTTTTTAATCTAACTCATTACTTATGTAGTATACTATACTACACAAGAACTACCTGCGTCAATTTTTTTGACAAAGCAATTAGCTCTTAATGTCCCTCCGCCATTCATCTATCTCTACACTTCTGACTAATATCATGTCCGAAAGCACATAATCCCACTTTTGGCTGATGCCAAAGTTTCTCTCCCTGATAGCAAGGTGAGGTTCCGAATATTACCGATGAAGAAGGCAGTTATGCTGTGTTGCTGAGGCTTAAACCTCAGCTATTGCAAATTTGTGTAGTATCTATTCAAGCTATAGGACTCATATTTGATTTTTGACAAAACACCGTACAACTCAAAAAGCCTTCTTTCCTATTGCCTCTTGCCTCTTGCCTATTGCCTATTGCCTAACTGTCTACACACACAATTTCACGTCTCTTCTTGTTAATCAAGTTGAGTATTTGCCATTAATTTCTATATAACCCTCTGAAAGATCGCAACCCCATACAGTTGCAGAAGCTTCGCCAATATTGAGGCTAACATGAATATCTACTTTGTCTTTGGACATAATTTGCCGCAATTGTTCCAGATTTTCATTAGTTAAACTACTATAGCAATCCGGAATCATTTGTGAGAAAATACTGAAGTGAGTTTAAAGTAATCTTTGCGACATATATTTGGATATAGCGATGTGGATACAATCATTAGAAGATTTTATCAAACATAGCCAGGATAAACGTGAAATTATACGAGCAATGGCAGTCAAGATGCTGCTGTGTGGATATAAACACAAGGAGATAATGCCAATTTTGGGTGTTTCGTCAGGCTTTATAAGTACATGGAAAAAAGCATTTTTTCAAAACGGAGTTGAGGGTTTAAAGTTAGCATATAAAGGAAGCAAAGGATTTTTGGATACACAACAACATAAGGCTGTGATTGAATGGTTGCAAACGAAGGAGCAATGGACTTTTAATGAGTTGGAGTACCAGCTTGTATCTAAGTATGGAGTGATATTTGAGTCTAAACGAAGTTACTATGATTTGTTTAATGAAGCACGTATTAGTTGGAAAAAAGCTCAAGCTAATAATCCAAAGCATGACCCGGAATTAGTCGCCTCAAAAAAAAAGAAATTTGTGAATTGTTGGAGACGAGACGAGCCGAAATTGAGTCGGGAGAGCTAGTTGTCTTCATGATTGATGAATGCCACTTACTCTGGGGAGATATAATAGGATATATCTGGGGTAAAATGAGCGAGCGCATTTCAATTCCAGTTGTCAATGCTCGTGATAAACAGACATACTTCGGTGCGTTAGACTATAAAACGAAAGAATTTCTCACCCATACTGCCAATAAAGGGAACTCGGAAAACACAATTGCTTTTTTGGAGTATCTCCGCTCACAACGTCCAGGTGCAAAACTTTTAATCATTTGGGATGGCGCTAGTTATCATCGCTCGCAACAGATCAAAGATTATTTAGACTCTTTGAATACTAACTTAGACAAAGAAGAATGGTTGATAACTTGTGAAAGATTTGCCCCGAATGCACCTCAACAAAATCCTGTAGAAGATATTTGGTTGCAAGGGAAAAGACTGATTCGAGAGTTTTATTTTTTTTGTCATTCCTTCTCTATTGTCAAGGCTTTTTTTGAGTTATCACTTAATTGTCAAATTTTTAACTTTCCTAAGCTCCATGAATATGGTGTTTTCTCATGAACTATTTAGGATTGCTATAGGATAAACTTTCACGTCATCAAAACTAATAACAACTCGTTCTGGATTGATCTGCTGTTCATTTTCACATTTACCTATAGCCATCGCA
The Nostoc punctiforme PCC 73102 genome window above contains:
- a CDS encoding AAA family ATPase; protein product: MDFDYFRSNEGTPTNNTRQSLLASGWRPFNRELDWGFLWQLLYSDSRELTQKSLNLASNVADILGRNNYAWWANLLNIVSDNTRYEVEKFWNYITPDPQSPDHRYKDVLSTETPIVQFVSRSSIPIDYVLNRLQEITVLRVLGVLGNPDIITQYYSERDFYFPIDRFVSWERLDVINTVYAYWAKHDVWLQIDPYDRGRRQYSLMARNLAPLINKATYDLAVMLSGYQSRVGKVHSQFPIRTFPADIQQFTDAVQQAILNQNQLAVVVHGKPGTGKTVWTQAVAKEILVPLGYVIFILDHDAIANFVPPTYIERICIVINEADNLAQNRASEVAQYNNKTEHILSLLDGTLYQSVIDESGIQMQQRLVVLMTCNTTERLDPAMLRKGRVDLIYEFTQLFI
- a CDS encoding IS630 family transposase (programmed frameshift), with the translated sequence MQSLEDFIKHSQDKREIIRAMAVKMLLCGYKHKEIMPILGVSSGFISTWKKAFFQNGVEGLKLAYKGSKGFLDTQQHKAVIEWLQTKEQWTFNELEYQLVSKYGVIFESKRSYYDLFNEARISWKKAQANNPKHDPELVAFKKKEICELLETRRAEIESGELVVFMIDECHLLWGDIIGYIWGKMSERISIPVVNARDKQTYFGALDYKTKEFLTHTANKGNSENTIAFLEYLRSQRPGAKLLIIWDGASYHRSQQIKDYLDSLNTNLDKEEWLITCERFAPNAPQQNPVEDIWLQGKRLIREFYFFCHSFSIVKAFFELSLNCQIFNFPKLHEYGVFS